One part of the Phoenix dactylifera cultivar Barhee BC4 chromosome 4, palm_55x_up_171113_PBpolish2nd_filt_p, whole genome shotgun sequence genome encodes these proteins:
- the LOC103712807 gene encoding universal stress protein A-like protein produces MAGGEGESTKKRAMVAIDESECSHHALDWALANLRDSLSSPLIIFTVQPLQSISILAAASYGSPAPELIRSVQEHQQKVSVALLEKAKEICSERGVVAETITEVGDPKEAICQAVEKFDVNLLILGNQGKGTLQRAFLGSVSNYCVHNAKCPVLVVKKSE; encoded by the exons ATGGCAGGGGGCGAGGGAGAGAGCACGAAGAAGAGGGCGATGGTGGCCATCGACGAGAGCGAGTGCAGCCACCACGCCCTGGATTGGGCCCTCGCCAATCTCCGCGattccctctcctcccctctcaTCATTTTCACCGTCCAGCCCCTCCAGAGTATCAGCATCCTCGCTGCTGCATCCTACGGCTCTCCCG CCCCCGAGTTGATTCGGTCGGTGCAGGAACACCAGCAGAAGGTTTCGGTTGCTCTCTTGGAGAAGGCAAAGGAGATCTGTTCTGAGCGCGGG GTAGTAGCAGAAACAATTACAGAGGTGGGAGATCCTAAAGAAGCCATATGCCAAGCAGTTGAAAAGTTTGATGTCAATTTGCTTATTTTGGGTAATCAGGGTAAAGGAACCTTACAGAG GGCTTTCCTTGGGAGCGTGAGCAACTACTGTGTGCATAATGCCAAGTGTCCTGTCCTTGTTGTAAAGAAATCAGAGTaa